The nucleotide sequence aactcttagaaaaaagggatcattggggttctatatagaaccatagggttctttactcaactccaaagaacattttatgttaaaaaggttctataatgacaagaaagaacccttttggcacaaagggttcatatcttgaattttgtgattattcacatgcattcataaatgcatttgaatacaccgaataatgcagtgaaagaacgcactcgaaatgcacacgcgcactagtatgacttcatcatgtaactttacattagcctagatgcgtgcactttataggcacgatttgtttagttttttaatataattgatactgttaaaaggcacatcattaaaacaaaaaatattagttcacatttcacacctaaacaagagtggaaaacgtaattagaactactaaatttaaaattactaaattagttaaaaatgcctatccatatacagctatgatttgcgaaccccaaactgactcaaatgattcgcgaacccgctacgaactcccgaactgcttcaaatgattcacgatccccaaactgcttcaaatgattcgcgatcccaaaattgactcaaatgattcgcgatcccgctacgaactcccgaattgcttcaaatgattcgctatccccaaattgactcaaatgattcgcaaacccgttttgaactcccgaactgactcaaatgattcgcgatcccgctacgaactcccgaactgcttcaaatgattcacgattcccaaactgactcaaatgattcgcgatccccaaattgcttcaaatgattcgcgatcccaaaattgactcaaatgattcgcgatcccgctacgaactcccgaactgactcaaatgattcccgatcccgctacgaactcccgaactgcttcaaatgattcgcgatcccgctacgaactaccgaactgcttcaaatgattcacaatccccAAAttgcttcaaatgattcgcgatcccaaaattgactcaaatgattcgcgatcccgctacgaactcccgaattgcttcaaatgattcgctatccccaaattgactcaaatgattcgcaaacccgttttgaactcccgaactgactcaaatgattcgcgatcccgctacgaactcccgaactgcttcaaatgattcacgattcccaaactgactcaaatgattcgcgatccccaaattgcttcaaatgattcgcgatcccaaaattgactcaaatgattcgcgatcccgctacgaactcccgaactgcttcaaatgattcgcgatccccaaattgcttcaaatgattcgcgatcccaaaattgactcaaatgattcgcgatcccgctacgaactcccgaactgactcaaatgattcacgatccccaaattgcttcaaatgattcgcgatcccaaaattgactcaaatgattcgcgatcccgctacgaactcccgaactgactcaaatgattcgcgatccccaaattgactcaaatgattcgcgaacccgctttgaactcccgaactgactcaaatgatttgctatcccaatacacataatgctataaaagtgtgcacattgagagaaataaacagcagatgttcacgttaaaaacttctttaacttgagcaaacgctgttaatacacatacatttgttaataaagtaaataaaacgaaaacatgaatgttttaatgctactgaataaaaataaatgatccaCTCGAaggtctctgctcatcatgacaaggacctggatcagtgatcTGCGTCTCGGGCcaatgacgtcacttccagggaggcatgttgtacacgcccccgtcccctgactccgcccccacgtcaaaacagtgccacaaagagtgagtgcagaaaagtgaagcgcaaaggaaaaattgCATTGTAAGCTCAAAcaagactgacacgcaaaataaaagcagcgttgtaaataaattaataaatattaccatggaaaatatttattgcaaaatcattaCTTTGgcactgtttcatttgttttgcaattcttaatttttgtttgcaaaaaataaaatgtattttcctcaatactttaaataaaatgttttaaatttgtttttattgtttttgtatattttaaacaaggtaaatctttcttatttattaaaataaaaattcacatacatggatttttctgggctaagccccggatctccactcaccctagaaccacccctgactctatgtgtttgagttaaaatcatcttaatgctggatgtgtttcaggttttgtcttctccagatgttcactgatggactggattgctgtggattattgggatgtttttatcagactctcattctgacggcacccattcactgcagagcatccactgatgagacactgatgcagtgctgcatttctacaaacctgatgaagacacaaattcatcctgatctcagatgatctGAGAGTGAGCACTTCatcttttttgagtgaactgttcctttaacagtCACCTCTTTCCTTATGTAGAGGAAGGACTGTCTAACACTCATTATAAAGTGATTAACCACACAGATCATGTTCCTCCGTGAGCGCTTCATCTAATGACTGACTGTGGATTGAGGTAAGATCATCATCACACAGGATCTGTGGAGGACACaagcagcacttttttttttttttgaggtgcaTGAGATCAGATCGACGAGGCCTGCGTTCAATCAGCTCCTAAAAGACATGACAGAAAAGAAGCCGACGAAAGGATTAAATCCATTTTTTGGTGATAATACATCATAAAGAGAGTTTTCTAGGCATGTCTAAAGGCTGGTCATGTTTGACCAGTGACTCCAAATCAGGTGAGGGATTCTCAGGGTTAACATAAGACAGTTCATAAGCGTGAAACCTTGTTACTTTGCTCTGGTTTGTTCCACAGCAGGTGTGTTGGAAGACATCTCAAGAACTTCTTAAAATTATTCACTGATTAAAGTGTTCGAATGGGCGGCACCTGCTGGTCAAAGCCTGGAAATGCAGCAAAAACTCATTTACAAACCAACTGCACATTTAATCTACAAATAAATTTCTGTAAAACTTGTGTGTCATTAGAAGCGACAAGTATCGGTTTAGGTTTTGAATCAAGTTGCTTCAGAATGAGTCTACATTATAAAAGAGACAGCTGTGACAAACTAACCAGAGATTCACTCCCCAGTgcataaaaacactttattaaaCACAACTGCATGTGCAAGCATGGAAAGAAGCAGCGCTATAAAATGCCATTACATACTCCAAATGTAAAACATGCAAAgatgaaacattaaaaagtctGTCCCATAATTTAACATTGAGGTTCTGTGCAAAGGTGCTTCAGTCAGCGTCCCGTATATGAGCCGCAGTGGATTATACCTGCTGAGACGTgacctgtccacacacacacacacacacactagagttTAACAGACGTACACAGACTCCTTCACGTAAACGCATCTGCTCGACCGCATACACAGAGAACGAGTTCATAGTGGTTCAGAAGgtgacagttcaccccaaaatcagcattctgtcatcatttactcaaatcACACAAAGCTGTGACTGCATTTCTTCAAGAAGACACAGTATGGACAAAATACACTGAGACATTTCTCTAAATATCTCCCCACAGTCAGTCATATGGGTTTGAATGACACGAGGATGAAATAAGAACAGAAtgatgaactgtctctttaaatcaaAGTGCTGGAGCCGGAGCAGCCATCAGCTCTCATTACTGTAGTACAAGTGCAAATACTGTGGTGTTGATGAAGCAGCTTTGGTGAACTGGAATCAGTTTTCTGGCATCTGAAGTGGAAGGTCCACACACTGAAAGCCGTCTCGATACATTCATCGCCAAAACAATCCCAAATAAGAGCAGGAAACACATGAGAATAAACAGTGCACACACACTCGTCCCGTCAGGATTACAGAGCTCGAGCGACTGAAGATGACCAGGGGTTAAAGGTCAGATTCAAAACTAAAATCCACACTATTAAAGTGATTCAGACTGAACTACAGgaacacagataacacacactcAATCTCCCATGATGCACTGGGTTTCTGTGGGCCTTTTCACAATTTAAGGCTTTGAAAGctcttaaatcagagcagaaatcATGAATTCATATCTGTGGCACACACATCTTCCTCAGTGTTTCTGTCTTGTTTTACAATATCTAAGGATTCttaaatcaaatgcaaaatgaaaatatgaagtcttgttttATGAGACACTGGTcaaaaatgaagtgagtttatgattaaaacgaGAACAGATAGATGAAGACTTGCTTCTCTTTGAATTAAGCTGATTCACAGATATTTGCTCTTGTTCTAATCATAAActcattttgatcagtttctcataaaacaagactttatattttatttaactgatttaaGAACCGCAAGCTGGAGCTCTGCTGATGGGCTGTCAAATATTTGATCGTTTATCAGatggaaataaaacagttatgtaGTGATGTGTATGATGGGTGTGGGCGTGAGCGGTGTGTGTCATGTGACAGGAAGTTCTTCATCAGTGAAGATAACTGCCATGTTTCTGCTCATCATCTGTGTGCTTTAAAGGCAGGTTCAGTTTATACTTTCATATTCACTGTGTTATCACAAAATACTGCTAACAGAGGTTACATTAGGgtaaaaaatcagtttgaattcaCAGCAAAATGCTTTAACACGGCCTGTCGACGCACGCGGATCCGTCCCATCATGCACCTGACGGCGTTCTACACAGGATTTCACAGAAATGATAAAGAAACAGAAAGTGCCTGGCGTTTTCCATCCGTCACCGTACAGTTAATCACGAGGGCAGCCGTCTTCAGAGAAAACACGAGCTGTTCTGCTTATAGAGTCAGGACGCTGGACGCTGGTCAGTGGACGTGAGGTCACAGGGGTTTGCTGCAGCCGAACACACCGACGGGGAAGTGCTTGACGTGAGTCGGCCACTGCGCGGCCAGCTGGAAGAACTTGACCTCGTTCCACTCCACGCCATCGAtgcacactgaaacacacacacaccctttcaCTTCCCATAACAGGGGCACTTCGACTGATGTTGATATTGTGATAATGACTGTGGTGTGTGGATATTGTGATGTTCACACCTCGGAGCATGGTGTGCTGGTGTTTGGCCGTACAGATGAGCCGGCTGATGCCGTCGATCACCTGACTCTTAGAGTCCACGTCCTTCTCCTTCAGCTTCTTACTGAGGAAAATCACTGCAAGACACACAAGACAACAGCAGATCTGTTACTAACACTGACGCCATGAGAACGCCAGCTACAGGACCTGAGAGAAGCCCTGCTGCACCTTTCTTGTTCTTCTCTTTGGTGACGACGGTCATGGCCATGCTGTGAGGAGCGCTGGGGTCTCCTCCGCTGGGCAGACGACTGACCTGCAGCGAGCGGAAGTTACTCTTCAGTGTGTTCTTCAGACACACGTCACGCTTCTCACCCTCACGCTTCTTCTCTCCGCTCGCACACGTCCAGTAGTCCACCTGCAGCCCCATCAGCTCTCCACCTGTGCACGgagaactacacacacacacggacacacacacacggacacacacacacgaacacacacacacacacgaacacgaacacacacacacacgaacacacacacacacacgcacacacacacacacacacgaacacacacacacacacacacacacacgcacacacacacacacacacacacacacacacacacacggacacacacacacgcacacacgaacacacacacacacacacacacacacacacacacacacacgcacacacgaacacacacacacacacacacacacacacacacacacacacacacacacgcacacacacacacgaacacacacacacacacacgcacatgaaaacacacacacacacacacatcacaatctAACTCTGATCACTTCAATGTTTGAGTTCTTATTTTTTACAATGATTTTGTTAAACCAGTCAAACGTACAGTAATAGCATTACAGTAAATCAAATGAAGCAGAAACTGACTGAAGGATATGAACAATCTTTACTGTACTCTCCAGAAATAAGTCACAGAcaagttacattttattattatgttaataagtaatttaaaatactgataaaacaacatttaaaatcagTGTGCTAATTTCTTTTTTTCGTTTTCATTAAAGACTACAGTATGTTGATTTACCACTGTAATGTGACCcagatgcactcacacacacacacacacacacactcgtgtgaTGATGTCATACCCCATGCCAGTGAAAACCGCACAGGCCGAGGGCGATGGGGGCGGAGTCACACACATCTCCTTCCCATAGGGTGTGGCTGACTGTGGCAGGGGTGAGGAAGCCACGCCCACATTCCCGCCCATGGCATCATCAGAATCCACTGAGAACAGAAAGATGCCacatgaacagacacacacatcctGTTTCTGATGACATCCGCTGACCTACATATGAGGAGCGGATGCACTGCTGCAGGCACAATATGAACAGGACAGTAAAATCTATTTATGTGTGAAGCTTGCAGACGTGACCTCATTTCCTGAGCACCAGAGACCTGCGTGATGACGCTATCAAACACCCAATCATCACAGACATCAGCTGTGCTGAATGAGGAGGATCTGAACTCACCTGATGTGGACAGACTGTGTTCGACGATCCCCACCTTCACCACCTGACGGCACAAGAGCACATCCACCATCACACACTCGCCAGCAGAAGGTTGCACATCAGATCTCATGTCAAATGTTCAATCGTGCAGTTAAAGTGACAGCTCAGGGGTGGTCAGTTCAGCTGCAGGTCTAATCAGACACACCTGAAGAAGCTAATCGAGGTCTAACGGTGACTAGAGAGTCCAGTCAGAGTTTAGGACGGACACTGACCACCCCCCGGGGAGCGCTCATCCAAACCTGATCATTGTGTCCTCATTTACTCTCCTCATGGTGTTCTTTACCGTGTGACTGTCACAGCAGGAGATCATCTGAGTGTGTCAGTGTTTATCTTCAATGTTGCTcggttcccaacattcttctaaatatatatatttttgacagaATGATGATGTTTGGATGAACtaattaatcaatttaaatcaGCAGCAGTATCAGTGCATCTGGACTCTCACCCCGATAAATGGCACAAATTTTTGGCACGAATCTTCATCCggactgcagagagagagagagagagagagagagagcaggtgaGAACGGCGCAGGCAGCTTCATGAAGCACACTGAACATCACTGGACACGTCTGACCAGAGGAACACAACATCACCATGAGATGAAACAAAACCATCCGTGTGAATGAGTCTCTGACACTGATGAGCAGTGCAGCATGGGAATACACACACCCTCCGTCTGACAATCTGGTCACTttataatagtgtgtgtgtgagagagaaagagagtgtgtgtgtgtgtgtgtgtgtgtataagcccgtgtgagagagtgtgtttgtgtgagtgtgtgtgtgtgtgttcatatccTGTCAGATCAGACAGTGAGAGCGGCAGAATGGCACACAGGAGTCACAAAGATCCGTAGATCTTCAGGCGTCGATGCGTGTGTGTGACGTCTGAGAGATTCATGTGACACACACAAGCTCTGAGCGATGACAGGAAGCTCATGTGACTGGAggtggacagccaatcacatgTTGAGATGGAGCggtagaggtcagaggtcagatacCTGATGTAAAAATCAAAATACAAACTCCTCTTCCTTGGTATGCAAACAAAAGATGAGAGAAAACGAGTGCAGAAGTGTTATTATTGATATGATGAAAGTCTGCTGCTTGTgatgtaaatcagtgagatctttataacagtagagcagataaaattatataaatatcagtctgtgctctatatcttcaataatgaaagtgaaaaaatcatgacatttgccaaatatggtaacccatactcggaattgacaatttgcatttaacccatccaagtgcacacacactcacacacacacacacacacacacacagagtgtcaAGGCACCGGTCTGATCTGGgtttgtttatgttgtgtccTGGTGTGTCTGGAGCACATGGCTGTCAGTTGATATTTCTTTGCCATTGCTCTATTATCTATTGTTACACTGACCCTCTTGTTACCTTATTATCTTGTTAGGGTTAACATCTATTTTAGATCGTTAGTCACCCTTTATATTCCCCTCTTGTTTTCTGAATCTCTCCTGGTTATCCTCTCGGACAGTGGCTTAGTTCTGTTTTGTGTCTGAAACTCAATAAATCTTTGTTTTCCCTGCAACTAATTCCTCTTCCGTTATCACCCTGACAGTTCAGTCTGGCCAGCATGGAATCAGCAAGGTCTGAGTAGATCCGGGCAGCTGTCGTCCAGCAGGGGGCGCTGCTGGGTCAACATGCCACACGACTCACAGAAACTAGCAGAGAGGTAGATGCCATGTCCTCTCAACTTACTGAACCCACTAAACAAGTCAGGCAGTTGATGCGGGACCAGGACAACCCTTGGACTGCTATTGTCCGGGAAGCACCAGAACCTATAGTGCCATCTCTGCCGCTTTATGATGGGGATCCTAAGGCTTGTCGCCCGTTCCTATCCCAGTGTGCAAACACATTTACCCTGCAGCCCACCAGACCAGAACTACAGTCTGGGAGAACCAAGCCTCTTACTGGTCCACATTTGAGCGGTTTGGTCAGGAGATGATCAAGGTGTTTGATCGTTCAGTCGCTGGCAAAGGGAACGGCCGGTCAGCTGGTCAGACTGAGCGAGGGCAAGCTGTCAGTCACTGACTTTCCCATTGAGTTCAGGACACTGGCTGTGCTTTGTGGTTGAATGAAGCCGCTTTATGGGATGTTTTTAGAGAGGGGCTCAATCCTGAGATTCAGGACGAGATTATAATCCATGACCTTCCAGCTTCATTTGATGACCTGGTGGATTGTTTTCGCGCTTCGTGTTGAGACACATATCAATCTGCCATCAACGGGTCATGGCTCACTCCTCTTGGCCAATCCCTCCTCGTGCTGTTTCTGAAGCTGCTACTGTTTGTCTGCTACGAGTTTGCTTATACTGTGGAAAATCTGGGCATTTTGCTGCAGCATGTCCTTTAAAAGCAAGAGCTCACCAGTAGATGGGTATTGGTAATCACCCCTGTATCTGATTCCCCTGTATTTCTTACCCTGCTGCCTGCTGTTGTCAAGTGAGGAGATTATTCAAGGCCATGCTCAGCCCTATTGGATTCTGGGGCTGAAGGAAATTTAATTGATGCTACCCTGATGGCTTGGTGGGGTACTCCTTTATTacatcgactgtcctgcaaagtttggctccaaccctaatcaaacacgcctGCCTTTAATTTTAAGTGAGCCTGATGACcttaattagctggttcaggtgtgtttgattaggattggagctaaactttgcaggacagtcgatcgccaggagcaaaGTTGGGCACCCTTGCTTTATTAGAAGAAACTCATTGCCAGGGCAGGTTACTCACATCACTATCCCTGTAAGTTTAACTGCATCCGGCAAACATTGTGTGGAGATTGTGTTTTTCCTCTTTGGGTCTCCCAGCACACATATTGTGCAACCCGTGGCTGGTGCGAATTGAGAATTCTGCGTTGGCATGGAGCTCTTTTTGTCACACATTTTGCCTGGGTGTTACCTCGTCTGCTGTTTTTTcttgttctgtgtttcaggaggagcACACTGCAGATTTGACCGGTGTTCCTGCGGAGTGCTTCAATCTTCGGAGGAGCAAGTCTCGGGCGGCATCTCTCCCTCCTCTGTGCCATCGACCTTCTCAAAGGCACTTCTCCACCTCGTGGTCACCTTTACTCTCTCTCAGCACCAGAGAGAGAGGCTATGGATAAGTAGGGAGTCATTGGCAGCTGCCCTCGTCCATTCTTCCTCTTCTCTTGCTGGTGAGGGGTGGCTCCTCGCACCTCTGCATCGATTACCGTGGGTTGAATGACATCACTGTTAAAAATCGGTATCCCCTGCTGATGCAGAGAGCGCAAATCTTGACAATGTTGGACCTCTGCAATGCCTAccgggatgagtggaagacagctttaAACACCCCGatagggcactttgaatatcggGTGATGCCCTTTGGGCCCCAGCTGTGATTAACGCTGTGCTTAGATTAACGCTTAGAGACATGATCAATGCGTACCTTGATGACATTCAGAGTTTTTCTTTGTCATTGCAGCATGTCCGTCAGGTGCTGCAGAGGTTACCTGAGATCCAGCTGTATGATAAGGTGGAGAAGTGCATATTCCACACAGACTCTGTTCCGTTCCTGGGAAAGATAATCCTGGCAGAGGTAGATCCTGCCAATGTAAGGGCCGTCTCAGAGCGGCCAGTCCCAAACTCTCACAGAGCATTGCAGCGGTGTCTGGGATTCATCTGGAACTATAGTCAAACTGCTGCTCCTTTACCTGCTCTAACCTTCACGTGTGTTCCTTTCAGGTGGACGGAGCAGGAACGGGGGCTTTTATGAAACTTAAATTGTGTTTCAGATCTGCACCTGTCTTGTCTGTTCCAGACCCTGATCTGCTGTTTATTGTGGAGGTTGACGCTTCTGAGCATGTTACatgtccaactctctaaccattaggccacagctgccccaaagTGGCTGACCCGTACAGGGATCTTTGTACAAATTCCTGAAGATTCCTTTGAACACATACGTACACACTCTCTCTatccctcacacactcacacacactcacctctTCTGTCTGTAGGTGAGCATGGCTTCAGATATGGGAAACTGATGAGACACATTTGCTCCAGACAGATACTGAATGATCCGTCCAGCTACATCAACAGTgtctgtgaagagagagagagagagagagagagagagagagagagagagagagggacagagacagagagagagagagagagagagagagggacagagagggacagagagagagagagagacagagagagacagagagagagagaaagcagatgCAGGTGAAACAGACACTCACACATCTGTCAGTCCCTGAATATCTTCTCCTCAATGATCTCTCAGTAACAAACACATCCCAGTGGCTCGTTTACgcttcattaacacacacacatcagtcagtACCTGCGATGGGACGCTCTGACCGGCAGAACAGCTCCCTCCACGACGGGTCCAGGAACATATTGCAGAACTTACTGTCGAAGGTCGACACGTACTTGGCCAGAGGATGGGAGCCTGCGAGACAGACACGGACAGTGTGTGAAACACATGATGAAGCGGCTGTATGAGCTCTTCCACGATCAGCATCAGCACTCACCGATGGGGATGATGAGGAAGCGGATGTagctcagccaatcaggcgtctTGTTGGCCAGCTGCTCTACGAAGAAGCGCAGAACTGTACTGAGATAACTCTGATCTCCCACCACTGCCACCTTCACAGTGGGCGGAGTCTGAGCGTTACAGTTACAGCTGTGGGAGGAGTCACAGGACACAGTCAAATACTCaactataatgtgtgtgtgtgtctgtgtgtgtgtgagtgtgagtgtgtgtgtgtgtgtgtgtgtgagagagagggtgtgtgtgtgtgtgtgtgtgtgtggtcactcaCAATCTCTGAATGCGTGTGACGATGGTGTTAAATGCGGCCTGGACGTCAGCGGTGGAGCAGGTCGACACAATGGGCTGAGTGTGTTTCTGCAGGACCTCCTCCACGTACTGAACAACAGCAATGTTATTAAACACAATTCAGCACAAAGACATCTGAAATATGACTGTAACCATCAAAATCATCATCATTTATCTTTAAACTACAGTGATGATGAgactaaataaatcatttaatccCTTTGTGGAATTACTACATTTACGTTTCTCCATTAGGCTGATGCTGTTATCTAAAAGAGATGTCCACTGCAGTCAGGATCTGTATCATGAAGGTCATGCATTCACTGGAAATCGAaccaatgaacacacacacacaggtgaacaaaCCACCGAGTCACACacacgtgaacacacacacacacacacacacctgaccctGCCAGTCCACCGTGTTGATCAGGATGATGTTCTCCGGGAGTCTCTCGTCTGAGATCAGGATCTGATTCAGCTGATCATACACTGATTTCCTGGGCACctgacaacacaaacacaaaactaaacTCCCTCTCAGTagatacacacatacaaatgATTCACACAACTAAAGGTAACGGACACATGATGAGACTGTGGTCAATGTTCCACTGTCGTCCTGAAATCAGATTAAAGTCACCTGTGTGCTGAAGCGGCTGTCGAGCGAACACTCGCTGTCCACGCTGATGGTGCGCTCGCTCTGAGCTCGAGAGTTCTGTCTGTCCTTCATGGATGTGCTGCGAGCGCGCCGTGGGACCCTGCTCTCCGCTTTACTGCAGGTCAGAAacacagagatctgattcactcaAGCAGGTCGCTTCACTTTCACAAAGCAGAAACCGTCTCAGATGCGTGGGAAGCTGTACCTGGGACTGCTGTGATTCTGGGACTCAGTCTTGCAGAGCTTCCCACCAGAGCTGTTCACATCTGACACATCTGCCATTACTATCCCATGATGCTCTGCTTCCACCTCCTGCAGACACAGTGAACTCGTCATGTGATTTCTTGGAGGAATGGTTCACATTAACAATATTTGACACTGTGTCATTGAAATATGTCTTCTATTCATCAGCGATGCactaaagacttttataatgttgttcaaataaatgctgttcttttgaaccttctattcatctgtgaatcctgaaaaatctaatgtatcacagtttccacagaaatgtttcttgagcagtaaatcatcatattattctgatttctgaagatcatgtgacactgaagactggaggaatgatgctgaaaatacagaaatacattacactttaacacagattcacacagaaaacagatgttttaaatggTGTTATAAAGGTTCAGTAAACGATGGGAGAATATATTCATGTTTAGATGAATGATTTGTTCGGGTTTGAATGAAACATAGAGAAGCTGCGTCTGCGTCAGAAGTAAAGGTCACAGGTCACAGCAGGCGTGCGGCTCACTTCCTCTCGATCTGAATGATGTAGGAAACTCTCAGGGTGGGAAAGAGCAGGAGAGACGACACGCAGGGTGAAGCTCAATTAGAGAAAGACTTGCGCTCAGATCTCAGATCAGATCCTCTCCATCCGAACTGGTGTCAGCAGGATTCATGTGTTCATCCAAAATATAGGACAGAGCAAA is from Carassius auratus strain Wakin chromosome 13, ASM336829v1, whole genome shotgun sequence and encodes:
- the LOC113112302 gene encoding phosphofurin acidic cluster sorting protein 2 isoform X1 → MMAAALERGGLRAAFLNPGSGGGAAPTAVSGAGAVLWGSGGSGAMPVPMNLFATWEIDRSCPSCVPRLCSVTLKRLIVLKELDKDLSSVLIAVKIQGSKRVLRSNEYVLPPCGLMETELELTFSLQYPHFLKRDANRLQIMLQRRKRYKNRTILGYKTLALGVINMAEVLQHPTDGGQILGLHSNMKDAPARVAEISVFSLSSQPIDHEYSSGQSGAKTKASDRSPDLDNYSEDDDDSYSSGQEGSDEAGHAQDLYDEDDEIRKPKKPRRKMIRSVSLTRQPNFKQKFVALLKRFKVTDEVLDSDPVDQTQEVEEDLDLLYDSLEVFNQSDSGPELEDNESVLSTPKPKLKPFFEGMSHSSSQTEIGSVHSHNQHRDVGSNMAADFLSVEQCETAGSQQQEDSSMDTSGGEVEAEHHGIVMADVSDVNSSGGKLCKTESQNHSSPSKAESRVPRRARSTSMKDRQNSRAQSERTISVDSECSLDSRFSTQVPRKSVYDQLNQILISDERLPENIILINTVDWQGQYVEEVLQKHTQPIVSTCSTADVQAAFNTIVTRIQRFCNCNAQTPPTVKVAVVGDQSYLSTVLRFFVEQLANKTPDWLSYIRFLIIPIGSHPLAKYVSTFDSKFCNMFLDPSWRELFCRSERPIADTVDVAGRIIQYLSGANVSHQFPISEAMLTYRQKRKRSLYFDFYISPDEDSCQKFVPFIGVVKVGIVEHSLSTSVDSDDAMGGNVGVASSPLPQSATPYGKEMCVTPPPSPSACAVFTGMGSPCTGGELMGLQVDYWTCASGEKKREGEKRDVCLKNTLKSNFRSLQVSRLPSGGDPSAPHSMAMTVVTKEKNKKVIFLSKKLKEKDVDSKSQVIDGISRLICTAKHQHTMLRVCIDGVEWNEVKFFQLAAQWPTHVKHFPVGVFGCSKPL
- the LOC113112302 gene encoding phosphofurin acidic cluster sorting protein 2 isoform X2; this encodes MMAAALERGGLRAAFLNPGSGGGAAPTAVSGAGAVLWGSGGSGAMPVPMNLFATWEIDRSCPSCVPRLCSVTLKRLIVLKELDKDLSSVLIAVKIQGSKRVLRSNEYVLPPCGLMETELELTFSLQYPHFLKRDANRLQIMLQRRKRYKNRTILGYKTLALGVINMAEVLQHPTDGGQILGLHSNMKDAPARVAEISVFSLSSQPIDHEYSSGQSGAKTKASDRSPDLDNYSEDDDDSYSSGQEGSDEAGHAQDLYDEDDEIRKPKKPRRKMIRSVSLTRQPNFKQKFVALLKRFKVTDEVLDSDPVDQTQEVEEDLDLLYDSLEVFNQSDSGPELEDNESVLSTPKPKLKPFFEGMSHSSSQTEIGSVHSHNQHRDVGSNMAADFLSVEQCETAGSQQQEDSSMDTSGGEVEAEHHGIVMADVSDVNSSGGKLCKTESQNHSSPSKAESRVPRRARSTSMKDRQNSRAQSERTISVDSECSLDSRFSTQVPRKSVYDQLNQILISDERLPENIILINTVDWQGQYVEEVLQKHTQPIVSTCSTADVQAAFNTIVTRIQRFCNCNAQTPPTVKVAVVGDQSYLSTVLRFFVEQLANKTPDWLSYIRFLIIPIGSHPLAKYVSTFDSKFCNMFLDPSWRELFCRSERPIADTVDVAGRIIQYLSGANVSHQFPISEAMLTYRQKSPDEDSCQKFVPFIGVVKVGIVEHSLSTSVDSDDAMGGNVGVASSPLPQSATPYGKEMCVTPPPSPSACAVFTGMGSPCTGGELMGLQVDYWTCASGEKKREGEKRDVCLKNTLKSNFRSLQVSRLPSGGDPSAPHSMAMTVVTKEKNKKVIFLSKKLKEKDVDSKSQVIDGISRLICTAKHQHTMLRVCIDGVEWNEVKFFQLAAQWPTHVKHFPVGVFGCSKPL